Within Bacillus sp. FJAT-45350, the genomic segment GTTAGACTATAACGGTAATAGAAATTGTATTACTTTATCAAAAAAATAATTAATACAGTTTTAAAAACATGATGGTTAATTGTTTGGCACAATGGGTATTACATAGTAGAGAGGCGTATTAAATTAAGTTTATCCATAATATATTTCTGATTTAATAAAAGCCTTACTGTAATTTAACATTTTAAAAATGGGTATCCTAATAATGATTTTTCTTCGCGTTCATATGGATCGAAAGAACTAATTCAATACTTAATTTTCAAGTAATTGAAGTTAATTTAGATTTTTAGTAGGAAAGGAAGAGGTGAAGGTAATGAACACAAGAACATTAGAACAAATCGAAAGTCAATTTGAAATGTTTCAAATTTTAAATGAAGAAGGCGAAATCGTTAACGAATCAGCAATGCCTGAACTATCTGATGAACAATTACAGGAAATGATGCGTCGTATGGTTTATACGCGTATTTGGGACCAAAGAGCAATTTCTTTAAATCGTCAAGGACGTTTAGGATTCTATGCCCCTGTTGCTGGTCAAGAAGCCTCTATGTTAGGTTCTCAGTTCGCATTAGAAAAGGAAGATTGGATTTTACCAGGTTATCGTGATATTCCACAAATAGTTTGGCACGGACTACCATTACACATGGCATTCTTATATTCTCGAGGACACTTTGAAGGTGGACAAATTCCTGATGAGGTAAACGTATTAATGCCTCAAATCATCATTGGTGCGCAAATTGTTCAAACTGCTGGTGTAGCTGATGGTTTAAGAAGAAGAGGGAAGAAGAATGTTGCGATCACGTATACAGGTGACGGTGGAGCATCTCAAGGGGATTTCTATGAAGGGATGAACTTTGCTGGGGCATATAATGCACCTGCGATTTTCGTTGTTCAGAACAACCGTTTTGCTATTTCTGTCCCAGTAGAAAAGCAATCCGCTGCCAAAACGATTGCTCAAAAAGCAGTGGCCGTTGGTATTGAAGGCATCCAAGTTGATGGAATGGATATTTTAGCTGTATATGCCGCAACTAAAGATGCACGTGATAGAGCTGTGAACGGTGAAGGGCCAACGTTGATTGAGACAATGACATACCGTTATGGTCCACATACTATGGCTGGTGATGACCCAACGCGTTACCGTACTTCAGATCTTGATGATGAGTGGGAGAAGAAAGACCCAATCGTGCGTTTCCGTAAGTTCTTAGAAAAGAAAAACTTATGGACTGAAGATATGGAAAATCAAATGGTAGATAAGGCAAAAGAAGATATTAAAGCAGCTATTAAGAAAGCTGACGGAGCTCCAAAACAGAAAGTTACGGACTTAATTGGACATATGTTTGAAGAACTTCCAGCAAATCTTCGTGAGCAAATGGAAGAATACACAGCAAAGGAGTCGAAATAACCCATGGCGCAAATGACGATGATTCAAGCTATTACTGATGCGATGCGTAATGAGCTGAAATCTAACGAGAATGTACTCGTTTTTGGTGAAGACGTAGGTCAAAACGGCGGTGTTTTCCGTGCTACTGAAGGCTTACAGCAAGAGTTTGGAGAAGAAAGAGTATTTGATACACCACTTGCAGAGTCTGGTATTGGTGGTTTAGCTATTGGTCTTGGACTAACTGGTTTCCGTCCAGTAATGGAAGTCCAGTTTTTCGGATTTGTATTTGAAGTATTTGATTCAGTGGCAGCTCAAATGGCACGTATGCGTTACCGTTCAGGTGGAAAATATTCATCTCCGGTTACAATACGTTCACCGTTTGGTGGTGGAGTAAAAACTCCTGAGCTTCATGCAGATTCGTTAGAGGGTCTAGTTGCTCAATGTCCGGGTTTAAAAGTTGTTATTCCATCAACTCCATATGATGCAAAAGGGTTATTAATTTCTGCAATTCGTGATAACGATCCAGTTGTTTACTTAGAGCATATGAAATTATATCGTTCTTTCCGTGGAGAAGTTCCGGAAGAAGAATATACAATACCTTTAGGAAAAGCTGACATTAAACGTGAAGGTAAGGACATCTCCATTATTACATATGGAGCAATGGTACACTCTTCTTTAAAAGCAGCTGAAGAGCTTGAAAAAGAAGGTATTGATGCTGAAGTTATTGATTTACGTACTATTAGTCCATTAGATATCGAAACAATTATTGCTTCTGTTGAAAAAACAAATCGTGCAATGGTTGTTCAAGAAGCACAAAAGCAAGCTGGTATTGGTGCTTCAGTTGTTGCTGAGATTACTGAACGTGCGATTTTAAGCTTAGAAGCACCAGTATTACGAGTAGCTGCGCCTGATACAGTCTTTCCTTTTGCGGCGGCAGAAGATGTATGGCTACCTGACTACAAAGATATCGTAGAAAAAGCTAAGTATATCGTTAACTTCTAATTCACCTTAGGAAAGGAGTCAGCTTTGCTGATTTCTTTTTCTCTAATTTGATAACGACGAAGAAAAAACTATTGATTTGAAATAAGGGAGGCGCTTTTTGTGGCATTCGAATTTAAATTGCCTGATATCGGTGAAGGTATCCATGAAGGTGAAATTGTCAAATGGTTTGTTAAAGCTGGTGACGAAGTAAAAGAGGATGATATTTTACTTGAAGTACAGAATGATAAAGCGGTAGTGGAAATTCCTTCTCCTGTTGATGGAAAAATTTTAGAGGTCAAGGTAGAAGAAGGTACAGTTGCAATAGTTGGTGACGTACTAATCACGATTGATTATGATGGTGAAATTCCTGCTTCTGCTCATGGTGATCATGAAGAGGAGAAGCCAGCAGAAAAAGCTGAAGTTAAGGAAGAAAAGAAGGAAACGGTTGCTGAACCTGCAGCTGTAGCGGAAGAAGAGGCAGTCGATGAAACAAAGCGTGTTATCGCTATGCCTTCTGTTCGTAAGTATGCACGTGAAAAAGGGATTTCTATCCGTAAATTAAATGGCTCTGGTAAGAATGGTCGTATTCTTAAAGAGGACATTGATGCCTACTTAAATGGAGGTCAAACTGAGGAGGAGGAAGCAACTAAGTCAGACGAAGCTACTGAAGCGAAAGAACAACAGGCGAAGAAACCAGCTTCAACGCCAATGTCAATTCCTCAGGGTGAACTTGAAGAGCGTGTTCCATTAAAAGGTATCCGTAAAGCAATTGCAAATGCAATGGTAAACTCTAAACATACGGCTCCACACGTTACACATATGGACGAAGTTGATGTGACAGCTTTAGTTGCTAGTCGTAAAAAATATAAAGAAATGGCAGCTGACAAAGGTATTAAGTTGACTTACCTTCCATATGTTGTTAAGGCATTAACGAGTGCATTACGTGCGTATCCTACGTTAAATGCTTCAATTGATGATGCAAATGAAGAAATTGTATACAAAAAGTATTTCAATATTGGTATTGCGGCAGACACTGAACAAGGTCTGGTTGTACCGGTAATTAAAGATGCAGATCGTAAATCAGTATTTATGCTTGCGGAAGAAATTAGTGAATTAGCTGTTAAGGCTCGTGACGGTAAATTAAGCCCTAATGAGATGAAGGGTGGTTCTTGTACAATTTCTAACCTTGGATCAGCTCGTGGTGCATGGTTTACTCCAATTATAAACCATCCAGAGGTAGCAATCTTAGGAATTGGTCGTATTGAAGAAAAGCCAGTCGTTAAGAATGGTGAAATAGTCGCTGCTCCTATGCTAGCATTATCAATTAGCTATGATCATCGTTTAATTGATGGTGTGACTGCTCAAAATGCATTAAACCAAATTAAACGTTTATTAAATGACCCAGAATTATTAATTATGGAGGGATAATCGAATGGTAGTAGGAGATTTCGCAACAGAAGTAGATACGCTAGTCATTGGTTCAGGACCTGGCGGATATGTTGCAGCAATTCGTGCGGCACAATTAGGTCAAAAAGTAACAATTGTAGAAAAAGGAAATCTTGGTGGTGTATGTCTAAATGTTGGATGTATCCCTTCTAAAGCATTAATACAAGCTGGTCACCGTTATCATGATGCAAATTCTTCTGAAAACATGGGGATTACTGTGAAAGATGTAAATCTTGACTTCGGAAAGATGCAGGAATGGAAAGGAACTGTTGTTAACAAGCTTACAACAGGTGTTGAAGGTTTATTAAAAGGAAACAAGGTTGAAATTGTAAAAGGTGAAGCATACTTCGCTTCAAGTAACTCAGTTCGAATTATGGATGAGAAACAAGCACAAACATACACGTTTAAAAATTGTATTATTGCTACAGGGTCTCGTCCAATAGAATTACCAGCATTCAAATGGAGCAAGCGTGTATTAAGCTCTACGGGTGCATTAAACCTTGAAGAAAAGCCGAATAAGCTTATCGTCATCGGTGGTGGGTATATTGGTATTGAATTGGGAGCAGCATATTCAAACCTTGGTTCAGATGTTGTTGTACTTGAGGGTGGAAAGCAAATTCTTCCTGGATTTGAAAAGCAAATGAGTCAGCTTGTTTCAAGAAGAATGAAGAAGAATGGCGTGGAGTTTTTCACTCAAGCATTAGCTCAATCAGTGGAAGAAACAGAAACTGGCGTGAAGGTTACTGCTGAAGTAAAGGGTGAAACAAAAACAATTGAAGGAGATTACTTATTAGTAACAGTAGGTCGTTCTCCTAACACTGAAGAAATTGGTCTTGAACAAATCGGTGTAGATATTGATGAAAAAGGTTTTATCAAAGTAGATAAACAATGTAAAACCAATATAGATGGTATATATGCTATTGGTGATATTGTACATGGACCAATGCTAGCGCATAAAGCTTCATATGAAGCGAAAGTAGCGGCAGAAGCAATTGCAGGAATGCCATCAGAGGTTGACTATGTAGCGATTCCTGCAGTCGTATTCTCAGGGCCTGAACTTGCAACTGTAGGTTTATCTGAAGCAGAAGCAAAAGAGAAGGGTTATGATGTAGAAGCAGTTAAGTTCCCATTTGCTGCAAATGGTCGTGCATTATCGATGGATGAGCCAGATGGTTTTATGAAGATGGTTACACGTAAAGAAGATGGACTAGTACTTGGTGTACAAATTGCTGGGGCAAATGCATCTGATATGATATCTGAAGCAAGTGTGGCTATTGAAGCAGGAATGACTGCAGAGGATATTGCGATGACAATTCATGCTCACCCTTCATTAGGTGAAATTACAATGGAGACAGCAGAGGTCGCGTTAGGTCACCCAATTCATATTGTAAAATAAAATGGCGTTAACCATAATTTAAGAAGGCACTTTGATTTTAGTTAATCAAAGTGCCTTCTTCTATATTAAATGCTTCTTTAAGTAATGATACAATTTCTTCTTTCTGGTGTGCTCCCTCTGCTCTTAGTGTAACACCATCACGATTAACAACTAACATTGTGGGATATTCGATGATTTCATAATGGCGAATAAGTGCACGATCAGTTTGATTAACAATCTTTAAAGGAAAGACTTTGTCAGGATAGCTATTTCGTACGTCTAGAAGTGCGTCATAAAATTCTCCCTCTTTATGTAGAGAACTCTCATCGGAGAATAGCACAACAAGGCTTGCCTCATCTGTACCTAAAGGATTTTGATTACTTGCTTCTGATGACCAACATCCAGTAGTAAATATAATTGATGATAAAATAAGAAATGAAAGATGCTGTTTCATCGATAACATTCCTTCCTTCTAAGGTGGATTAGCTATTAGAAACTATTCTATCATGTCAATTTATGGTTTAGAGAGAAGTAACAAAAATGTAATATAAACGAAATAAAAAAGCAGTCTAGACTGCTTTTTTATTTTCCACATATAAGTTATATTCCAACTCTTTACACGTTTTCTTTATTTTTTATCTTTAAACTCAGCTTTTTCTTTCTTGAATTTGGCTTGCTCTTCTTTAAAGCGAGCTTTTTCTTCACGAAATTTAAGCTTCTCTTCCCGTATTCTAACTT encodes:
- the pdhA gene encoding pyruvate dehydrogenase (acetyl-transferring) E1 component subunit alpha: MNTRTLEQIESQFEMFQILNEEGEIVNESAMPELSDEQLQEMMRRMVYTRIWDQRAISLNRQGRLGFYAPVAGQEASMLGSQFALEKEDWILPGYRDIPQIVWHGLPLHMAFLYSRGHFEGGQIPDEVNVLMPQIIIGAQIVQTAGVADGLRRRGKKNVAITYTGDGGASQGDFYEGMNFAGAYNAPAIFVVQNNRFAISVPVEKQSAAKTIAQKAVAVGIEGIQVDGMDILAVYAATKDARDRAVNGEGPTLIETMTYRYGPHTMAGDDPTRYRTSDLDDEWEKKDPIVRFRKFLEKKNLWTEDMENQMVDKAKEDIKAAIKKADGAPKQKVTDLIGHMFEELPANLREQMEEYTAKESK
- a CDS encoding alpha-ketoacid dehydrogenase subunit beta → MAQMTMIQAITDAMRNELKSNENVLVFGEDVGQNGGVFRATEGLQQEFGEERVFDTPLAESGIGGLAIGLGLTGFRPVMEVQFFGFVFEVFDSVAAQMARMRYRSGGKYSSPVTIRSPFGGGVKTPELHADSLEGLVAQCPGLKVVIPSTPYDAKGLLISAIRDNDPVVYLEHMKLYRSFRGEVPEEEYTIPLGKADIKREGKDISIITYGAMVHSSLKAAEELEKEGIDAEVIDLRTISPLDIETIIASVEKTNRAMVVQEAQKQAGIGASVVAEITERAILSLEAPVLRVAAPDTVFPFAAAEDVWLPDYKDIVEKAKYIVNF
- a CDS encoding dihydrolipoamide acetyltransferase family protein, coding for MAFEFKLPDIGEGIHEGEIVKWFVKAGDEVKEDDILLEVQNDKAVVEIPSPVDGKILEVKVEEGTVAIVGDVLITIDYDGEIPASAHGDHEEEKPAEKAEVKEEKKETVAEPAAVAEEEAVDETKRVIAMPSVRKYAREKGISIRKLNGSGKNGRILKEDIDAYLNGGQTEEEEATKSDEATEAKEQQAKKPASTPMSIPQGELEERVPLKGIRKAIANAMVNSKHTAPHVTHMDEVDVTALVASRKKYKEMAADKGIKLTYLPYVVKALTSALRAYPTLNASIDDANEEIVYKKYFNIGIAADTEQGLVVPVIKDADRKSVFMLAEEISELAVKARDGKLSPNEMKGGSCTISNLGSARGAWFTPIINHPEVAILGIGRIEEKPVVKNGEIVAAPMLALSISYDHRLIDGVTAQNALNQIKRLLNDPELLIMEG
- the lpdA gene encoding dihydrolipoyl dehydrogenase; the encoded protein is MVVGDFATEVDTLVIGSGPGGYVAAIRAAQLGQKVTIVEKGNLGGVCLNVGCIPSKALIQAGHRYHDANSSENMGITVKDVNLDFGKMQEWKGTVVNKLTTGVEGLLKGNKVEIVKGEAYFASSNSVRIMDEKQAQTYTFKNCIIATGSRPIELPAFKWSKRVLSSTGALNLEEKPNKLIVIGGGYIGIELGAAYSNLGSDVVVLEGGKQILPGFEKQMSQLVSRRMKKNGVEFFTQALAQSVEETETGVKVTAEVKGETKTIEGDYLLVTVGRSPNTEEIGLEQIGVDIDEKGFIKVDKQCKTNIDGIYAIGDIVHGPMLAHKASYEAKVAAEAIAGMPSEVDYVAIPAVVFSGPELATVGLSEAEAKEKGYDVEAVKFPFAANGRALSMDEPDGFMKMVTRKEDGLVLGVQIAGANASDMISEASVAIEAGMTAEDIAMTIHAHPSLGEITMETAEVALGHPIHIVK